The genomic region CGAAGGTCGATCTGAAGGCAGGCAAGCAACAACGGGTTAACATTCAACTGGATCGCAGCGCATTGTCCTACTGGGATGAAACATCGCATGAATGGGTAATGCCTAAGGGTAAAGTCCAGGTGTATGTCGGCAGCGCGTCGGATGATATCCGTCTGACAGGCAGTGTGAATATCGGAAGCAAGTCCGGTAAATAAAAGTGCAATAAGGAAGATCGAAAAGCTAATCTTCCCATTAAATATATCTGCGTGAAATGCAGTTTGTTCTAAATTTATATATATAGCGAAATGAGTCGTGGCCGAATGGCCGCGGCTTTTTCCACAATGGAAGGAGAGTGAAGCGTGATGAGCATAGGCTGGCGAGAGCATCCCAAACGATGGATCATCCTGTTAATCGCTGTTTGTTGTGTCGGTGCAGGAATCTGGCTTATCCTCAACCGAAGTGAACAACCCGCTCCTCCACCAGTTGCGGATAAACAGAGAGCGGCTGAAGTCTGGTTAACCACGGGAGATCAGCAAAATCTGCTTACCTCACAGAAACCCATTCCAATTACAAATCACCATGATGCAGACACAAGCACTTCAGAATCTACAACGCAGAAGTCTGATACTTCCCCGTCAGAGTTTACGATACAGATTGATCCGAACAAGACGTATCAGACCATGGATGGATTTGGCGCAGCGATGACGGGTTCATCAGCACATCTGATTAATCAGCTTCCAGTGGAGCAGCAAGAGCAACTGCTGAAGGAACTGTTTACGACGGAAGGGCTGAACATGGATATGGTGCGTCATACGATTGGTGCTTCCGATTATTCGGTTGATGAATCAGGAGAGGCTTCAAGTTATACTTATGATGATATCGAATCTGGTACGGACTATGACATGGCACACTTTTCGATCGATAAGGATCAGGAAGTTGTGAATATGCTGGAGCGTGTAGCTGGTCTTGAAACGGATCTTAACGTACTTGGAACACCGTGGACGGCCCCGGCCTGGATGAAGTATGGGGAGAAGACCAATAACGGCTGGTATCTGGATTATAACGATCCCCAGGTGTATGAAGCGTACGCGAGATATTTTGTAAAATATATTGAAGCTTATCAGGCAAAGGGCATTCCCATCTACGGGATTACGTTGCAAAATGAACCGGAGTTCACCTCGGATAAATATCCGAGTATGAGTATGGGCGCCGAAGAACAAGCCAGGTTCATTCGGGATTACCTCGGCCCGGCTCTACAAGATGCGGGACTTGATACGCGAATCATCACTTATGATCATAACTGGGATCAGGCGGTCGAATATACCAGCAAGGTGCTCGGTGATGAGCAGGCTGCTGCCTACATCGATGGATCTGCTTTCCATTGTTATGCAGGTGATCCATCTGCCATGTCGGAAGTGCATGATCGCTTCCCGGACAAACATATTTATTTTACCGAATGCAGTGGTGGGGAGTGGAGTCCTGATTTTGGCGAGAATCTGAGTTGGCAGATGTCCAATCTCATCATTGGTGCGCCGCGCAACTGGGCGAAGAATGTGCTGCTCTGGAACATTGCACTCAATCCACAAGGGGGTCCCACGAACGGTGGCTGTGAGAACTGCCGTGGGGTTGTGACGATTGACCCGGAGCGTGATGAAATCACTAGAAATGTCGAATATTATGCGCTAGGACACATCAGTCGTTATGTACGTCCGGGAGCCGTAAGGATCGATTCCTCACAAGAACAAGGCAAGATCGAGAACGTAGCTTTCCGCAATCCGGATGGAACGATCGTGCTGGTTGCAGCTAACACGGGTGAGGTAGAAGTTTCCTTTGATGTAGTTATGGACGGAGATTCATTTCAATATGTACTGCCTTCCAAATCGGCAGCAACCTTCCGTTGGAACTCAAAAAGGGGAGTAGAACGTTGACTCAAGCTTGGAAATTATGGGTACAGATTGAATGATGGACATGGTAAAATACACGTAGAGTTTTTCAAATTTGATGTATTAAATAAGTCCGATCTCAGGATCGGGCTTTTACATAATTTTTTACTTTTAATAGAAAAGGAGAATACGTTGGACAGGTTAGTCGTTGCATATCGGGAACAGGATCATGACAAGTTGGTCGAGATCTGGGAGTGCTGTTCGAGAGACAGCATCATCGGATAACCTCGGGATATAAATGACCAGGATGAGGAGTGTGCAGGATGACACAGATCAAGGTGACACCGGAACAACTGGAGACGGTCAGTGGGCAGTTTGCTCAGGCGCATCAGCAATTATCGGGCTTCATGTCCACGCTGGATAGCAAGATGAGTGTCATGCGCAGCAACTGGGATGGCATGGAGCGGGAGCGTTTTTATAACGATTATTCAACAGCTCAAGGCACGATGAAATCTGTTCTGGAACTGGTTCTGTCCATTCAGTCGGAGCTTAAGAAAATTGCCGAGCGCTTCCGCACGACAGATGAAGAGGCGGTGAGCCAGGCAATCATGACGGCGCTGACCGCAGCGCAGGCGCTATCAACCATGGGCAAAAATAAAGGCGATAGTCTCGACAAAACGCCAGGCCCACCAAAGAACATGGATGAATGGGATGAGAAGGATGCCGAGAAATACCAAAACTATGAGGAAATGCTGAAGAAAGCCAAAGAGGTGGGTGATGAAGAACTGGCGCAGCAGATTCAGGCCAGCATGAACATCATTCGGCTTCAGTATGAAGATGTAATCTATCAGACTGACCCGAATACGGGCAAGACGGTGAAAATTACCGAGGATTCCATCGTGGGTACGTATCAGGTGAAAAGCGACAAGGGCGAAACGACCACCATCAGTCTGGATAAACAGGGCAATGTGGTGGACTATAGCAAGGATACGGAAAAGTATAAGTATTCGGAGCAAACGCACACGACCAGTCAAGGAGAGCATCTCTTTGGCAAAGTGGCCCAAACGGCTACAGCCTACGGCATTGGTCTGCTGCTCACAAGCAAGACGGGCTCTGCCTTTACGGAACACGCCACTGGACTCGGTTCTTCCTTCGTCGCGGACAAGTTCCTGTTCTCTGTTCCGGAAGAAGGCGAGACACGTACGATGATCTACCGGACCAATAAGGATACGGGCAAAATGGAAAATATGATCGTGGTCACGCGTGGCGACAACGATATTGAATATACTCCGTGGCGGGATTACTATTAAGCCACGGATGGGGTCGGCAAGCGGGCAACGCAGGGATACCGGATTGCTGCCTGCTTGTCGACCCACAGCTTTTAGCCATGTGGTTGGATGACACATGGCTAAAAGTATGGAGGGCAGGCGGCTTATCCGTGAGCCTGCCCATAGAGAAACACCCCGGCAACCTTCTCCCTGAGATGGGAAGGTTGCCGGGGTGTTTTGGGTTTTCCTTACCGAGTAGCCACGGTCAATGGACCGGGCAGACAGGAAGTCTTTTTTTGCCAAAGCTTAATGCGTCTCTTCATCCAGAAACGGTTTGTTCACCGCATAATACATAAAGCCCATCAGCAGCACACCGCCCACCAGATTACCCAAGGTCACGGGAACCAGGTTGTGAATCACACCTTCGAATGAGATTGTCCCCGGATGGTTCAGCACAAGCGCAATCGCGAACGTACACATATTGGCGATGCTGTGCTCATATCCCGAGATGAAGAAGCAGAACACAAAGAGCATCATGGCGAACATTTTGGCTCCATTCTCCTTCATGAACATCGGCACAAAGAACGCCATACATACAAGCCAGTTACACAGGATTCCCCGGAAAAAAAGCTGCATCGTCGGAACTTCCATTTTGTGCTCCACCACGCTCAACAGAAAACCGTTCACCTGGGACGAGTCGAACAATCCGGTCAGGTAGATTAACAGAGCAAACACGGCTGCGCCCATCAGGTTACCGCTATAACTCGCAATCCACAGCTTGACCACTTCGAACCAGCGCAGCTTCTTCCGCAGCGCCGCATACGTGTAATAGAACGTATTGCCTGTGAACAGGTCACCGCCACCATAGGCGATCAGGATGATAGCCGCACCAAACGTAATTGCTGCCATCGGATAGGTGAATGGGGACTGCTCCATATAAAAGAAGTTACCTGTCTTAAACGCCACGATGACGCCGAATCCGATAAACATACTGGCCAGCATGGAGCGTGCAAGGTACCTGATTAAGCTTTGTTTATAAATCTTGTGTTTCTTCAGAGCGAGTTGTTCCACATTGCGTAGAGCTTCCGTTTCCATAATTATCCTCCAGTAGCTGAGTTGAATGATTGCATTAACTTACAAATCTCACCAAGTTCCTTTTATTATAACGATTTTTGAGATAGTAACACGCTTTTTCAGAAAAAGAATATATTTAATCAGTTTAAGTTATTTTGGATGAACACATATAATATGGGTTTATATTTTTTGTGATTTTTGAATATTTATTTGCACATTTTTCTCTTGTTGAAAACCAAAAATTTATATAGAACAATGTATACCCATGTTAAGCGAAATCAGTGTGGATTCATTCTGTATAAGCTCCTTTGATCTGGAATTTTTTCTAGTTATTTTGTTCAGAAATTGTTCAGAGAATCTTGATAAGCTATGTGCCGAAAACGAGTTTTATTGGGAGGAACAAATATGAATCAGGATTGGAAGAAAGTGTTGCTGACTTCACTTGTAGTAGGCATGTTGTGGGGAACTCAGATTGTCAACGCAGCAGAGCAAACTGGAGAATCAACAGACTCCATATCGTCGGTATTTACAGATCAGACCGATATCCGCTCGACCTCTCTTCAGGCCGTAAAGGAAGCAGTAGAGAAAGGATTAATTTCGGGTTATCCAGATGGATCATTTCACCCAGACCAGCCTTTGACTCGAAGAGAAATGGCCGTGTTACTGGCTAAAGCATCACAATTAGAGCTTGATAAGACTTCCAACACTGGACTTAAACATTCAGATTGGGCGACTCCTTATATTGAAGCAATTCGTCAAGAGGGATGGATGACTGGAGATGCAACAGGCAATTTCCGTGCTAACGATCCGATTCGTCGGGAAGAGCTTGCTTCCATTTTGGTAAGAGTGACAGGAACACAAGGAGCAAAAGGAGGACAACAACAGACGCTTGCAGATGAATCCACGGTGAGTGGCTGGGCTAAAGAACAAGTACATACTGCGTTGAAATTGGGGCTATTGAATTCAAATGAGGGGAAATTTGAATCCAGAGCTCTCGTACAACGACAAGATATAGCGAAGGTTCTCGTAGATGTTTTCCAGACGGGTGAACGAACAGCTTCTTTGACTGCATTGGACGGAGATGTTGCCTATATGGATGGACGTCCTTTTGTGATCAGTCAGGAATTGCAAAGAATTTTGAATGACGAGAACAAAGAAGCATTGCAAAACGCAGTAATTACTTATGATGCACGTACACGTAACCTGTCTGCCTTATCAGAAATCCAGATTACCCAAGCAGGCACACTTCAAAATTACGTGACATTGAATTTGGTCGGTACCTCCTATCAAGGTGTAGTTTCAGTCTCTTCAAATCACGTTGCTCTGAAAGCTGATACTTTATCGAAGGTTGTATTAAGACCAGGCGTAAGTGCTATAACGATTGATGGTGATATCGATGCGGTAACTGTAGATACGACTGACAAGGTCACTGTTCTTGGAAGTGGGACGTGGAAGGAAGTTGTGTTGAAAAACGTGAAATCCATTATTCAATTACCGGCAAGTGTGAAAACGAATACAGTTATTCTTCCAAAGGGCGGCGTAACCTCACAGATCATTCGCAGTGCACCGCCACTGACCACACCATCCAGCAATACAGGGACAAGCAACTCCAATTCTGGCTCAGGATCTTCAACACCAGCTCCCACGCCGACACCAACTCCAGAACCTGATCCGCCGGTTATTGTACCTCCGTCTCCCGAGAATCAACCGCCTGTTGTTCAGTCTAGCATTTCTGACATGATGGTATATCTCGGAGATGGCATGCAAGAGATTGATCTTGGTGCTGTATTTACTGATGCGGATGAGGATGAGCTGAGCTATGAGATTACGGAGATCGATTCTAACATCGCTACAGCGAATATTCAGGGGTCAAAATTGAAAATTATGTCCACTGCTACAGGCCAAACAACGGTTACGGTGAAAGCTGCAGATGGAAAAGGAGGAAGTGTATCGGCTTCATTCATTTATGTGGTCAAACCGGTCTTAATTCCACCACCATTTCCACCTTTACCGCCATTTCCGCCAATCATCATTCCACAACCACCAATCAACCATGCTCCTGAAGTGGTAAAAACACTGCCAACTGTTGGAGTTGAATTGGGTACCGTGAGTAAGGCGGTTGATTTGACTAATGTGTTCACAGATATGGATGGCGACATTCTAACGTATACAGCAGAATCTTCTCATCCAGCTGTGGTAGAAGTGAGTGTCCAAGGAAATATATTGACTTTAGATCTCAAGAACGTTATTGGTTCCGCAACCGTTACCGTTAAGGCTACTGATCCCGCTGGTAAAGATGTTGAGACGACATTTACGGTTAAGGTTGAGGACCCGGATGCAGGAAAGGGCCTGTTTATTTCCGAGGTAGTCTGGGGAGAAGACACTACTCAAGCGATCGAACTGTATAATCCAACGTCCAAACCAATTGAACTCAGTCAGTTTGAAATTAAACGTAGTGATATAGACGATCCGATTACGTTTGCTTCTGGAACTATCATTGCACCTTATAAAACGATGGTCATTGCCGATGACTCTACAGATTTCCCGATTAATGAGGACGAGATTTATTATATGTCCTTTAATTTTGATATTGATCAACCCCAAGACATCACTTTGATACTCTATCACATTAGCGATGGAGAACCTATGGATACAGCCATCTTGAAGCCTGCGCAATCTTTAACAAGAACGTCAGGTAATGTTCATGGTGATGCAGATTATGACGGGGCACGGTGGATCCAACAAGGAGAGAACTATTACAACGGTCTGGGCAACTACACATCCTCACCTTCCATTCTTTAATTTTTGAAATATACCAGATCATGAAGGAGAACCTCTATGCCAAAAATAAGAAAGACTGTGCAGCTCGCTTTGATTGCGTTGCTTCTTTCCAACACTGTACCCGTATCTGCAGAACATGATAAGTCAGAGGCACAGGCTATGTCTGTGTCTGGCATATCCTCAGCTCATCATAACAATAGTAAGTTAAACGATGTTATGAATAGGGCTGTATCCATGGGATTCATCAAGGGAGATCCAGATGGAAACGTTCGTGCAGCTGATCCAATCACCCGTCAGGAACTGGCAGTTGTTCTTGCTCAAGCTCTGGGTCTCACACTGGACAAGTCAGTCTCAACATCTTTTACGGATGTGAAATCTACTAGCTGGTCAGCGCCTTCCATTCAGGCGGTCAAGAAGGCGGGAATTTTGCAAGGAGATGCAACAGGGCGTTTCCGTCCACAGGCCCAGATCACTGGACAGGAACTGGTAACAGTTCTGGTAAGAGTCACGGCTTTGGCTAAACAAGAAGTTCAGGGGGATCCCCTTCCTTCAGAATGGAAAGGAGCGAGTACGTGGGCTGCTCCATATATTCGAACTGCTGAGGAGGCTGAACTTCTAAGCGAATATCAGGGAGAGAATAAAGTTAAACAAGGGCTTGTTCGGGGCGAAGCCATAGGCATGCTGCTGTCGGCCATGTTCCCGGAAACCCGCTTGTCTGTCATTCAGTCCATTGAAGGAAAGCAGATTCAGATCAACGGTGTTGTCTATCAGATCTCCGAACAAGTGGAAGGCCTTCTTAATAATCGGAATAAGGCTGTACTGGCTCAGGCTGGAATACGTTTTAAGAATCGAAATCATACGCTCACCGAAATTAACGGGTTGGAAATTAGAACGGGTGGTCAAGAGGCGGCCCCAGGAAAAGCTGAATTTAGCGGCAATCTGCTATTGGATGGCGGAGACGCTGTAATTCATGGGGATCTAACCACGAAAGCAGATTTTGTTTCAGTGGAAGGGCTTACAGTCAAGGACAAGCTGACGATTGCCCCCGAAGTGAAACATGATTTTTATGCCAAAAATATCAATGTGGCACAGTCTGTCTTCGTTTATGGTGGCGATAGTAATACGGTTGTATTTGAAAATTCCATTCTCAATACTGTGGGTGTAGATAAAAGCGATGTACATGTTGCACTAACAGGGAATACCCGTACTCAAGAAGTTAACGTTAGATCAGACAGTATGATTGATATCGAGAAAACGGCTAATCTCCCGTTATTAAATATTCTCGAAGGTGCAAGCAAAGTGGAGCTACAAGGAGCCGTTGAGACGGTCCATGTGAATACATCCAAGTCTCTGCAACTTAACGGTAACGTCACTTTACAGCAACTCCATGTGGATGGGACAGGCGTTGTCAATATTAATGCAGCAGGCACCATTCAGCAGCTTCAAGTGAATAACCCTTCCACGCAGATTAATGTGGCGGGGAATATGAAAGTTTCAGATATT from Paenibacillus sp. FSL R5-0341 harbors:
- a CDS encoding glycoside hydrolase family 30 beta sandwich domain-containing protein, whose protein sequence is MSIGWREHPKRWIILLIAVCCVGAGIWLILNRSEQPAPPPVADKQRAAEVWLTTGDQQNLLTSQKPIPITNHHDADTSTSESTTQKSDTSPSEFTIQIDPNKTYQTMDGFGAAMTGSSAHLINQLPVEQQEQLLKELFTTEGLNMDMVRHTIGASDYSVDESGEASSYTYDDIESGTDYDMAHFSIDKDQEVVNMLERVAGLETDLNVLGTPWTAPAWMKYGEKTNNGWYLDYNDPQVYEAYARYFVKYIEAYQAKGIPIYGITLQNEPEFTSDKYPSMSMGAEEQARFIRDYLGPALQDAGLDTRIITYDHNWDQAVEYTSKVLGDEQAAAYIDGSAFHCYAGDPSAMSEVHDRFPDKHIYFTECSGGEWSPDFGENLSWQMSNLIIGAPRNWAKNVLLWNIALNPQGGPTNGGCENCRGVVTIDPERDEITRNVEYYALGHISRYVRPGAVRIDSSQEQGKIENVAFRNPDGTIVLVAANTGEVEVSFDVVMDGDSFQYVLPSKSAATFRWNSKRGVER
- a CDS encoding WXG100 family type VII secretion target, with amino-acid sequence MTQIKVTPEQLETVSGQFAQAHQQLSGFMSTLDSKMSVMRSNWDGMERERFYNDYSTAQGTMKSVLELVLSIQSELKKIAERFRTTDEEAVSQAIMTALTAAQALSTMGKNKGDSLDKTPGPPKNMDEWDEKDAEKYQNYEEMLKKAKEVGDEELAQQIQASMNIIRLQYEDVIYQTDPNTGKTVKITEDSIVGTYQVKSDKGETTTISLDKQGNVVDYSKDTEKYKYSEQTHTTSQGEHLFGKVAQTATAYGIGLLLTSKTGSAFTEHATGLGSSFVADKFLFSVPEEGETRTMIYRTNKDTGKMENMIVVTRGDNDIEYTPWRDYY
- a CDS encoding formate/nitrite transporter family protein — translated: METEALRNVEQLALKKHKIYKQSLIRYLARSMLASMFIGFGVIVAFKTGNFFYMEQSPFTYPMAAITFGAAIILIAYGGGDLFTGNTFYYTYAALRKKLRWFEVVKLWIASYSGNLMGAAVFALLIYLTGLFDSSQVNGFLLSVVEHKMEVPTMQLFFRGILCNWLVCMAFFVPMFMKENGAKMFAMMLFVFCFFISGYEHSIANMCTFAIALVLNHPGTISFEGVIHNLVPVTLGNLVGGVLLMGFMYYAVNKPFLDEETH
- a CDS encoding S-layer homology domain-containing protein gives rise to the protein MNQDWKKVLLTSLVVGMLWGTQIVNAAEQTGESTDSISSVFTDQTDIRSTSLQAVKEAVEKGLISGYPDGSFHPDQPLTRREMAVLLAKASQLELDKTSNTGLKHSDWATPYIEAIRQEGWMTGDATGNFRANDPIRREELASILVRVTGTQGAKGGQQQTLADESTVSGWAKEQVHTALKLGLLNSNEGKFESRALVQRQDIAKVLVDVFQTGERTASLTALDGDVAYMDGRPFVISQELQRILNDENKEALQNAVITYDARTRNLSALSEIQITQAGTLQNYVTLNLVGTSYQGVVSVSSNHVALKADTLSKVVLRPGVSAITIDGDIDAVTVDTTDKVTVLGSGTWKEVVLKNVKSIIQLPASVKTNTVILPKGGVTSQIIRSAPPLTTPSSNTGTSNSNSGSGSSTPAPTPTPTPEPDPPVIVPPSPENQPPVVQSSISDMMVYLGDGMQEIDLGAVFTDADEDELSYEITEIDSNIATANIQGSKLKIMSTATGQTTVTVKAADGKGGSVSASFIYVVKPVLIPPPFPPLPPFPPIIIPQPPINHAPEVVKTLPTVGVELGTVSKAVDLTNVFTDMDGDILTYTAESSHPAVVEVSVQGNILTLDLKNVIGSATVTVKATDPAGKDVETTFTVKVEDPDAGKGLFISEVVWGEDTTQAIELYNPTSKPIELSQFEIKRSDIDDPITFASGTIIAPYKTMVIADDSTDFPINEDEIYYMSFNFDIDQPQDITLILYHISDGEPMDTAILKPAQSLTRTSGNVHGDADYDGARWIQQGENYYNGLGNYTSSPSIL